A DNA window from Bdellovibrio sp. BCCA contains the following coding sequences:
- a CDS encoding Gfo/Idh/MocA family oxidoreductase codes for MNFAIIGVGGYIAPRHLEAIKELGHQLVAAYDHNDSVGIMDRYFPDCQFFTDFERFESFIDSKKGTSEEIQYVSICTPNYMHSSHIKFALSHGAHAICEKPLVLNEKDIDELATYEKKFDKKVYTVLQLRVHDAILALKKKIESEKKDSHEINLTYMTSRGQWYHESWKGDVRKSGGLSTNIGVHFFDMLTWIFGEPLSVDVSEKSATVEKGTLKLKNAHVSWSLTIDRSLLPAEAVKTGKTTFRSIKIDGSEFEFSEGFTELHKRVYGDILSGKGYGLEAARSAIRIVEQIRGMK; via the coding sequence ATGAACTTTGCGATTATCGGCGTTGGTGGTTACATAGCTCCTCGTCATTTAGAGGCAATCAAAGAACTAGGACATCAGTTGGTAGCGGCTTACGACCATAATGATTCCGTAGGAATTATGGATCGTTATTTTCCCGATTGTCAGTTCTTTACCGATTTCGAGAGATTTGAATCTTTTATTGATTCAAAAAAGGGCACATCTGAGGAGATTCAATATGTCTCTATTTGTACGCCCAATTATATGCATTCTTCCCATATCAAGTTTGCACTTAGTCACGGAGCTCACGCCATTTGTGAAAAACCGCTGGTGTTGAATGAAAAAGATATTGATGAGCTTGCGACGTATGAGAAAAAATTCGACAAGAAGGTCTACACGGTTCTTCAGCTCCGCGTTCATGATGCCATTCTTGCATTGAAAAAGAAGATTGAGTCAGAGAAAAAAGATTCTCATGAGATCAATCTGACTTATATGACTTCTCGTGGACAATGGTATCACGAATCTTGGAAGGGCGACGTTCGCAAGTCGGGTGGATTGTCTACAAATATCGGCGTTCACTTTTTTGACATGCTGACCTGGATTTTTGGAGAACCACTCTCAGTTGATGTTAGTGAAAAATCTGCGACGGTTGAAAAGGGTACCTTGAAATTAAAAAATGCCCATGTGAGTTGGTCTTTAACTATCGACCGTTCTTTGCTTCCTGCGGAAGCTGTGAAGACAGGAAAAACAACTTTCCGTTCTATTAAAATTGATGGTTCCGAGTTCGAATTCTCGGAAGGATTTACTGAGCTTCATAAAAGAGTCTATGGCGATATTCTTTCAGGCAAGGGATATGGTTTAGAGGCTGCTCGTTCTGCTATTCGTATTGTTGAGCAAATTCGAGGTATGAAGTGA
- a CDS encoding acyltransferase: protein MSFTKHETAIVDEGAEIGEGTRIWHWVHICGKAKIGKKCSFGQNVYVGNNVVIGDNCKVQNNVSIYDNVFLEDDVFCGPSMVFTNVINPRSGVVRKDEYLDTRVKKGSSIGANATIVCGITLGEYSFVAAGAVVNKDVKAYALVAGVPAKQIGWMSKYGERVELPLSGKGKWVCTKTGDTYVLNGDVLLSE, encoded by the coding sequence GTGAGTTTCACGAAACACGAGACCGCTATCGTCGATGAGGGAGCTGAGATAGGTGAAGGAACTCGCATTTGGCATTGGGTCCATATCTGCGGAAAAGCTAAAATCGGAAAAAAATGTTCTTTCGGTCAAAATGTTTATGTTGGGAATAATGTAGTCATTGGTGATAACTGCAAAGTTCAGAACAATGTTTCTATCTATGACAATGTGTTCTTAGAAGACGATGTGTTTTGCGGACCTAGTATGGTCTTTACCAATGTAATTAACCCTCGTTCGGGTGTCGTACGTAAAGATGAGTACTTAGATACTCGTGTGAAAAAAGGTAGTTCTATCGGCGCAAATGCTACAATTGTTTGTGGTATAACCTTAGGAGAATACTCTTTTGTTGCAGCGGGTGCTGTGGTTAATAAGGATGTAAAGGCGTATGCGCTTGTTGCTGGAGTCCCTGCTAAACAAATTGGTTGGATGAGTAAATATGGAGAAAGGGTGGAGTTACCTCTATCTGGGAAAGGCAAGTGGGTTTGTACGAAGACCGGTGATACATATGTTCTCAATGGTGATGTATTGCTATCTGAGTAG
- the rfbG gene encoding CDP-glucose 4,6-dehydratase, protein MDGKTASSFWQGKRVFITYPTSFLGAWMALALEHLGAQVFGFSETAGKTPNLFDLTNLAQRISMTYGDLRDEEAFRQVLQFAQADIVLHLGETGLLTEAEKKPLEIFSKSVLGTATLMELLRETASVRSVVVVSSDKVYSRAADNKALSETDKIAAQDILPTAKLCSEFAALSYRNTFFSPEKYNKHKIAIATARIGSAIGGGDFSETSLIPQAVQSFLNKKPFDIRNPQSVRPWIHVLDQVDGILKLAEALYVKGPKLAETYNLGAAEYESVGEVIKEFSQVWGTTWSSISENTGKSFLSLHGRLNSELAKKDLSWAPSWDLTKALLETSKWYQKYFSGNSLPEQLTASVREYFSVGS, encoded by the coding sequence ATGGACGGCAAAACCGCGTCTTCATTCTGGCAAGGCAAGCGGGTTTTTATCACTTATCCGACAAGTTTTTTGGGCGCGTGGATGGCTTTAGCTTTAGAGCATCTTGGCGCTCAGGTTTTTGGATTTTCTGAAACGGCGGGGAAGACTCCCAATCTTTTTGATCTCACTAATTTAGCTCAGCGTATTTCTATGACGTACGGAGACCTTCGTGACGAAGAGGCCTTCCGTCAGGTTTTGCAGTTTGCCCAAGCGGATATTGTCCTGCATCTGGGGGAAACAGGTCTTCTAACGGAAGCTGAAAAAAAACCGCTAGAGATTTTTTCTAAATCTGTTTTAGGAACAGCAACATTGATGGAGCTTTTGCGTGAAACGGCTTCTGTGCGCTCCGTGGTTGTTGTTAGTTCAGATAAAGTTTATTCTCGGGCAGCCGATAATAAGGCGTTGTCGGAAACGGATAAAATTGCGGCTCAAGACATTTTACCGACAGCGAAGCTTTGTTCTGAGTTTGCGGCTCTTTCTTATCGGAATACTTTTTTCTCTCCGGAAAAATATAATAAACATAAAATAGCCATTGCGACGGCGCGAATTGGTTCTGCCATTGGGGGCGGAGATTTTTCTGAAACGTCTTTGATCCCGCAAGCAGTGCAGAGTTTTTTAAATAAAAAACCTTTTGATATTCGCAATCCTCAATCAGTGCGCCCGTGGATCCATGTTTTAGATCAGGTTGATGGGATTTTGAAACTGGCCGAAGCGCTGTATGTGAAAGGGCCGAAACTTGCTGAGACTTACAACTTGGGTGCTGCTGAGTATGAGAGTGTCGGTGAGGTGATAAAGGAGTTCAGTCAGGTATGGGGAACAACATGGTCTTCCATATCTGAAAATACAGGAAAATCTTTTTTGTCTTTGCATGGACGACTTAATAGCGAGTTGGCTAAAAAAGATCTTAGTTGGGCTCCTTCTTGGGACTTAACGAAAGCTTTGCTTGAGACTTCCAAATGGTATCAGAAATACTTTTCTGGAAATTCCTTACCAGAGCAATTGACTGCGTCAGTAAGAGAATATTTTTCTGTTGGGTCGTGA
- a CDS encoding MBOAT family O-acyltransferase, translated as MQLWFLFLSSVFFYAYWSKTFVFLLLFTVVLDFYIAKNIYYAKTQRVRKALLLTSIIANLSVLGFFKYYNFFADSLNGLFHLGGASAEVLPILNVVLPIGISFYTFQSMSYVIDVYRRVSDAHAHLLEFAGYVTLFPHQISGPLVRHNQIVPQLESSKTYVFHADNFWNGCYFFVFGLAKKMLIADRIAAVVDPLVMNMAGASTAEAWIAMIGYTMQIYFDFSGYSDMAVGLGLMMNIQFPPNFNSPYKSQSITEFWQRWHITLSSWLRDYLYISLGGNREGAIKTYRNLFLTMAIGGLWHGANWTYVIWGCFHGVLLGIERFFKNRGWHVISNKYLSWTLTFFLVCIGWVFFRAHNLEQAILWLQKVFFLNGKVSWDITLIPLKHKDRFFASMGIGLLAALFAKNTWELKFTPSYLRAALLALMFVICLAYMGEESPFLYFQF; from the coding sequence ATGCAGCTTTGGTTTCTGTTTCTGTCGAGCGTTTTCTTTTATGCATATTGGAGCAAAACCTTCGTATTTCTTTTGCTCTTCACAGTTGTTCTAGATTTTTACATCGCTAAAAATATTTACTACGCAAAAACACAGAGAGTTCGAAAAGCGCTGCTGTTAACGTCAATCATTGCGAACCTTTCCGTTTTAGGATTCTTTAAATACTACAATTTTTTCGCGGATTCGTTGAACGGACTTTTTCACTTAGGTGGAGCTTCCGCAGAAGTCCTTCCTATTCTGAATGTCGTTTTACCAATTGGTATTTCATTCTATACATTTCAGTCCATGTCTTACGTGATCGATGTATATCGTCGGGTTTCAGATGCGCACGCCCATTTGTTGGAGTTCGCAGGTTACGTGACCCTTTTCCCGCATCAAATTTCAGGTCCATTGGTAAGGCATAATCAAATCGTTCCACAGCTTGAAAGTTCAAAGACCTACGTTTTTCACGCAGATAATTTTTGGAACGGTTGTTATTTCTTCGTATTTGGTCTTGCGAAAAAAATGTTAATTGCAGACCGTATTGCCGCCGTCGTGGATCCGTTGGTCATGAATATGGCTGGAGCATCAACAGCGGAAGCTTGGATTGCGATGATCGGCTACACAATGCAGATTTATTTTGATTTTAGCGGCTACTCTGACATGGCCGTGGGGCTGGGGCTGATGATGAATATTCAGTTCCCACCGAATTTTAATTCTCCTTATAAGTCACAATCCATCACAGAATTCTGGCAGCGCTGGCATATTACGTTGTCATCATGGTTGAGAGATTATCTTTACATTTCTTTGGGAGGAAATCGCGAAGGGGCCATTAAGACCTATCGTAACTTATTTCTTACGATGGCGATTGGTGGGCTATGGCACGGAGCCAATTGGACTTACGTCATTTGGGGATGTTTTCATGGTGTGCTTCTTGGGATTGAGCGCTTCTTTAAAAACCGTGGCTGGCATGTGATTAGTAATAAATACTTAAGTTGGACACTGACGTTTTTCTTAGTGTGCATTGGCTGGGTGTTTTTCCGTGCTCACAATCTTGAACAGGCGATTCTGTGGCTACAAAAAGTATTTTTCCTCAATGGAAAAGTGAGCTGGGATATCACGCTGATTCCGTTAAAACATAAAGACCGTTTTTTTGCATCAATGGGTATTGGATTGTTAGCGGCTTTGTTTGCAAAGAACACTTGGGAGCTGAAATTCACTCCTTCGTATTTACGTGCAGCCTTGTTGGCCTTGATGTTTGTTATTTGTTTGGCCTATATGGGGGAAGAGTCCCCATTTCTTTACTTCCAATTTTAG
- a CDS encoding nucleotide sugar dehydrogenase, producing the protein MLSVFLKRAADKQLNIGIVGLGYVGLPLALRFSEVGFKVLGFDIDKNKVSKIHDGQSYIEHISSDSVRKAVSAGFSATSEFQRISEVDAIILCVPTPLNKYREPDLSFVLDTTDSIVPYLKKGQLVSLESTTYPGTTDEELKPRVESKGLKVGEDIFLVFSPEREDPGNPNFSTRTIPKVVGGHTENCLKAGLELYSAVIDRVVAVSSTKAAEMTKLLENIHRAVNIGLVNEMKIVADKMGIDIHEVIDAAATKPFGFVAYRPGPGIGGHCIPIDPFYLTWKAREYGIHTRFIELAGEINTTMPNYVMKKIAVALNEREKSVKGSKVLVLGISYKKNIDDMRESPSVFLMEKLRDDGAKLDYCDPHVPVFPKMREHKFDLKSVSLSPEIIKSYDCVVLTTDHDKFDYDMILKNAKLLVDTRGKFRQSVPNLVKA; encoded by the coding sequence GTGTTGAGTGTTTTTTTGAAGAGGGCAGCAGACAAACAGTTGAATATTGGGATTGTTGGCCTTGGATATGTTGGCTTGCCACTAGCTCTTCGTTTTTCTGAAGTGGGATTCAAAGTCTTAGGCTTTGACATTGATAAAAACAAAGTTTCAAAAATTCATGACGGACAAAGTTACATTGAGCATATTTCTAGTGACTCTGTGAGAAAGGCCGTGTCTGCGGGCTTTTCAGCAACGTCTGAGTTTCAACGAATTTCTGAAGTTGATGCTATCATTCTGTGCGTGCCGACTCCTTTAAATAAATACCGTGAGCCAGATTTGAGCTTTGTCTTGGATACCACTGATTCAATTGTACCATATTTAAAAAAGGGGCAATTGGTATCCCTAGAGAGTACAACTTATCCTGGAACGACAGATGAGGAACTTAAGCCTCGTGTGGAATCCAAGGGACTAAAAGTTGGAGAAGACATCTTTTTGGTATTCTCTCCTGAACGTGAGGACCCAGGTAATCCGAACTTTTCAACGAGAACAATTCCAAAGGTTGTGGGTGGGCATACTGAAAATTGTTTGAAGGCGGGATTGGAACTATATAGTGCCGTCATTGATAGAGTAGTGGCTGTTTCATCAACTAAAGCTGCTGAAATGACAAAACTATTAGAAAATATTCACCGTGCTGTGAATATTGGTCTTGTTAACGAAATGAAAATTGTGGCTGATAAAATGGGCATTGATATCCACGAGGTTATCGATGCTGCCGCAACAAAACCGTTTGGTTTTGTTGCTTATCGTCCAGGCCCTGGTATCGGTGGTCACTGTATCCCGATCGATCCTTTCTATCTAACATGGAAGGCTCGAGAGTACGGTATTCATACTCGCTTTATTGAGTTGGCGGGCGAAATCAATACGACAATGCCAAACTACGTGATGAAGAAAATCGCTGTAGCTCTCAACGAACGAGAGAAATCAGTGAAAGGCTCTAAAGTCTTGGTTCTTGGTATTTCTTATAAGAAGAATATCGACGACATGCGCGAATCTCCGTCAGTGTTTTTGATGGAAAAACTCAGAGATGATGGAGCTAAGTTGGATTACTGTGACCCGCACGTCCCAGTTTTCCCAAAAATGCGCGAGCATAAGTTTGATTTAAAATCAGTGTCGCTTAGCCCAGAAATCATCAAGTCTTATGATTGTGTTGTCCTAACGACAGATCACGACAAGTTTGATTACGATATGATTCTGAAAAATGCGAAGTTGCTTGTTGATACACGCGGTAAGTTCCGTCAATCAGTTCCGAATTTGGTGAAGGCGTAA
- the galE gene encoding UDP-glucose 4-epimerase GalE, translating to MARVLVTGGAGYIGSHTVQKLLLSGHKVAVIDNLNTGFEEAIPKQAEFYFGDVRDSDFVAEVMKKVGAEVVIHFAAKLNVAESLIKPVEYYDNNVGGTLSLLKACEKSRVKNFIFSSTAAVYGDSCTDGIISENTPTSPLNPYGWSKLISERLLSDIGDLLGINHVIFRYFNVAGASEDGSNGQRTANAYHLVHLASQAGVGKRQGLKIFGTDYPTPDGTCIRDYIHVEDLADIHVLGAEYLLRGGESATLNCGYGEGYSVREVISSALNIAETKFPVEEAVRRPGDPASLVADSRKMQTLLGWVPKRNNIDTICRTALNWEKTLSK from the coding sequence ATGGCTCGTGTTTTAGTTACTGGAGGCGCGGGCTATATCGGCTCGCACACCGTTCAAAAACTGTTGCTCTCCGGCCATAAAGTTGCGGTCATTGATAACCTTAACACTGGTTTTGAAGAAGCAATTCCAAAGCAGGCAGAGTTTTATTTTGGTGATGTTCGAGATTCTGACTTTGTGGCGGAAGTTATGAAGAAAGTTGGCGCAGAAGTTGTGATTCACTTTGCGGCAAAGTTGAATGTTGCGGAATCTCTTATAAAGCCCGTGGAATATTACGACAATAATGTGGGCGGAACACTGTCTCTCTTAAAAGCCTGTGAAAAAAGTAGAGTTAAGAATTTTATCTTTTCTTCAACGGCAGCGGTGTACGGTGATTCTTGTACTGACGGAATTATTTCAGAGAACACGCCGACGAGTCCTTTAAATCCTTACGGTTGGTCGAAATTAATCAGCGAAAGGTTGTTGAGCGATATCGGTGACTTGCTTGGAATCAATCATGTAATTTTCCGATACTTTAACGTCGCTGGTGCCTCAGAGGATGGATCTAATGGGCAACGAACGGCGAATGCTTATCACCTTGTGCACTTGGCGTCTCAGGCTGGTGTCGGTAAGAGGCAGGGACTAAAAATTTTTGGGACAGATTATCCTACGCCGGATGGAACTTGTATCCGTGACTACATTCATGTCGAGGACCTCGCTGATATTCATGTATTAGGTGCGGAGTATCTTTTAAGAGGTGGGGAAAGTGCCACTTTAAATTGCGGCTACGGAGAAGGATACTCTGTGCGCGAGGTTATATCCTCTGCATTGAATATTGCAGAAACTAAGTTTCCTGTTGAAGAGGCAGTTCGTCGTCCAGGAGATCCTGCGAGTCTTGTTGCGGATTCTCGAAAGATGCAGACTCTACTAGGATGGGTTCCGAAAAGAAATAATATTGATACAATTTGCCGTACGGCTTTGAATTGGGAAAAGACGCTTAGCAAGTAA
- a CDS encoding LTA synthase family protein, translating into MRFKLPQKNQTAWALLFLSIFSMTLQGLVFHSTLLSKLLMPWLMYFSFLVVLRPYASATFVFLLECLLVRIHLMKLALTNTPFEVEDIFAWKQALFLKSYSDWVIPLMVLGLIICVVKGFSLRKRQWVFFPVFILLSVSCVQESHPTEIQTNPVSYLFRLARVTYVDWNLVTNVKENGIFNHVFLTLSMGGVPAKGSLPYKDTSATASVFLDKDAPDVFLVLCESCYTSSNGNFITPISKIEEQGYSYATVVSPVYGGMTAEAEFEVLTGLPSRRHKGIDFQYYAEKYSGDAKAVPRVFADHGYDTFSAHANVGFFWKREIVHPKFGFHQSYFVDDIKGAERGKYAEDRILFDSVLSKYKANLKAGKKTFGFLITVYTHGPYPDVNGDGGEQAYKDKVEKTTQQFLDFQTAAAKLAASRNRPIVFVIFGDHKPAMTVSFYKRHEFNDDYFTLTGSRNESFRFADLDKAQQIVFGKVPMYAKGYGLGNSSLISEFVKKMEERPLFCLPALIAADIGVREAFFQYSTDVCRKDPEALVDLKVLGQYYPEAVYADRLFK; encoded by the coding sequence ATGCGTTTTAAACTGCCACAAAAAAACCAGACGGCTTGGGCATTACTATTTTTAAGTATCTTTAGTATGACTCTGCAGGGTCTCGTTTTTCACTCCACACTTCTGTCTAAATTGTTGATGCCTTGGTTGATGTACTTTTCTTTTCTGGTTGTTTTGCGGCCCTATGCCTCCGCGACTTTTGTTTTTCTTTTGGAATGTCTCTTAGTTCGGATTCATTTGATGAAATTGGCTTTAACCAATACGCCGTTTGAGGTTGAGGACATTTTTGCGTGGAAGCAGGCTTTGTTTTTAAAGAGTTATAGTGACTGGGTGATTCCGTTAATGGTGTTGGGGCTTATAATCTGTGTGGTGAAAGGTTTTTCATTGCGAAAAAGGCAATGGGTTTTCTTTCCCGTGTTCATCCTTTTATCGGTATCCTGCGTACAGGAAAGTCATCCAACGGAAATACAGACTAATCCTGTGAGTTATCTTTTTCGACTTGCACGAGTGACTTACGTTGATTGGAATCTTGTCACAAATGTTAAAGAAAATGGAATATTCAATCATGTCTTTTTAACTTTATCGATGGGGGGAGTGCCTGCTAAAGGAAGCCTGCCATACAAAGATACCTCAGCTACGGCATCAGTATTTTTGGATAAAGATGCGCCAGATGTTTTTCTTGTTCTATGTGAATCTTGTTACACCAGTAGTAACGGAAATTTTATCACTCCGATTTCTAAAATTGAAGAGCAGGGGTATTCTTACGCAACGGTAGTTTCCCCGGTTTACGGTGGAATGACGGCCGAGGCAGAGTTCGAGGTACTGACGGGCCTTCCTAGTCGACGTCATAAAGGAATTGATTTTCAGTATTATGCTGAAAAGTATTCAGGGGACGCAAAGGCTGTTCCTAGAGTTTTTGCGGACCACGGTTACGATACTTTTTCCGCCCACGCCAATGTAGGTTTCTTTTGGAAACGAGAAATCGTTCACCCTAAATTTGGTTTTCATCAATCCTATTTCGTAGACGATATCAAGGGAGCGGAGCGGGGTAAGTATGCCGAAGATCGAATCCTTTTTGATTCCGTCCTGAGTAAATATAAAGCTAATTTAAAAGCGGGTAAAAAGACCTTTGGATTTTTGATTACAGTATATACTCACGGCCCTTATCCCGATGTTAATGGGGACGGGGGCGAGCAGGCATATAAAGATAAGGTTGAAAAAACGACGCAACAGTTTTTAGACTTTCAAACTGCAGCGGCGAAGCTGGCCGCGAGTCGTAATCGGCCTATAGTGTTTGTGATTTTTGGGGATCATAAACCGGCGATGACGGTGTCGTTTTATAAGCGACATGAGTTCAATGATGATTACTTTACTTTAACTGGCTCTAGAAATGAGTCCTTCCGCTTTGCAGATTTGGACAAGGCCCAGCAGATTGTTTTTGGCAAGGTGCCTATGTATGCTAAGGGTTATGGGCTGGGGAACTCGTCTCTTATTAGTGAATTCGTGAAGAAGATGGAAGAACGTCCTTTGTTCTGCCTTCCAGCGTTAATAGCTGCAGATATTGGAGTTCGAGAGGCGTTCTTTCAATATTCTACCGATGTCTGCCGCAAGGATCCTGAGGCATTGGTAGATTTGAAAGTACTTGGTCAGTATTACCCTGAGGCGGTTTATGCTGATCGGCTGTTTAAATAG
- a CDS encoding N-acetylglucosaminyltransferase, translating into MVYDCFVFYDELDLLEIRLNVLNDVVDKFVIIESKKTFRGTDKPLFYVENKERFAKFLPKIMHVVVEDFPKINWCKLRLFSNWDREDYQRNALSKHLINCKPDDVILLSDVDEIPAPEKITEYLQTPGIKTFYQELFYYYLNNLAYEHPEPNKMYKDYIPWHGTVMASYSYFKKYTPHKMRTYRSYKDKEHTMVMDGGWHFSFMGGTEMILKKMKAYSHTEYMTEEMFNPQWVESHVRAGKDIFNRPMKFKRVGLDRLPKYVQQNTSKYANLILGE; encoded by the coding sequence ATGGTTTACGATTGTTTTGTTTTCTACGATGAATTGGATTTGTTAGAAATCCGCCTGAATGTACTTAACGATGTTGTTGATAAGTTCGTTATCATCGAATCTAAAAAAACATTCCGTGGAACAGACAAGCCTTTATTCTACGTTGAAAACAAAGAACGCTTCGCGAAGTTTCTACCAAAAATCATGCATGTGGTTGTTGAGGATTTTCCAAAAATCAATTGGTGTAAACTTCGTCTGTTTAGTAACTGGGATCGTGAAGATTATCAGCGTAATGCTTTGTCGAAGCATTTGATAAATTGTAAGCCGGACGATGTGATTTTGCTTTCTGACGTAGATGAAATTCCAGCTCCAGAAAAAATCACAGAGTATTTACAGACCCCAGGAATCAAAACATTTTATCAAGAGCTATTCTATTACTATCTAAATAACTTGGCATATGAGCATCCAGAACCAAACAAAATGTACAAGGACTATATTCCTTGGCATGGAACTGTGATGGCATCGTACTCTTATTTTAAAAAGTATACGCCTCACAAAATGCGTACTTATCGAAGTTATAAAGATAAGGAGCATACAATGGTTATGGATGGGGGATGGCACTTTTCATTCATGGGTGGGACCGAAATGATCCTTAAAAAGATGAAGGCCTATAGTCACACTGAATATATGACAGAGGAAATGTTCAATCCTCAGTGGGTCGAATCTCATGTTCGTGCTGGCAAAGATATTTTTAACCGTCCGATGAAGTTTAAGCGTGTTGGACTAGATCGTTTGCCAAAATACGTGCAGCAGAATACTTCTAAATACGCAAACTTAATTCTCGGGGAGTAA
- a CDS encoding O-antigen ligase family protein, translated as MSITKSYFFSTLLIFFFPLSLAINLVNFFWMDIVFVLMTFAAIAVSEKTWPKIQSTFGLKSKLLLCLFGAYFLSGILGYVLYSPMQANELTKIGNLRWIWGFFACFSAGYLLAKRKIQFNWYFSALVLVLIFIIAKQLDETSGTLISREHRIQGLYSNPNYFAMAVALVWATMLPFAIYNQNNKSRIGAALVLFFAGVILIATYTRTSWIAMLAAVSVALIYSKNKKAFAISAFVIGVFSLAILLNWFDLKDRILYSFNIQTNNSQGERFAVWNAAWHLFLDHPTFGVGFEYAAKLFREYYVKLGQSTSYVPGHTHNQFFDVLTGAGIVGLAGFLGAFISGLVFFHKKFKSATEVIEKQLSLGAILCIVAFFGCSFTETPIIQQGPRNYILIILGFSYGYLSGKDKKQLSSE; from the coding sequence ATGTCTATAACTAAATCATATTTTTTTTCGACTTTACTCATCTTCTTTTTCCCCCTCTCACTGGCCATTAATTTAGTCAACTTCTTCTGGATGGATATCGTTTTCGTTTTAATGACGTTTGCCGCGATCGCCGTTTCAGAAAAGACCTGGCCAAAAATTCAATCTACTTTTGGTTTAAAAAGTAAACTTTTGCTTTGCCTTTTCGGGGCTTATTTTCTATCTGGCATCCTTGGTTATGTTCTCTATAGCCCGATGCAGGCCAACGAACTTACTAAAATTGGAAATCTTAGATGGATCTGGGGATTCTTCGCGTGTTTTTCAGCAGGCTATTTACTAGCAAAAAGAAAAATTCAATTTAACTGGTATTTCTCTGCTCTTGTTTTGGTATTAATTTTTATTATCGCCAAACAATTGGATGAAACTTCAGGAACACTGATTTCTCGGGAACATCGAATTCAGGGACTTTATAGTAATCCCAATTACTTTGCTATGGCTGTTGCATTGGTTTGGGCAACCATGCTGCCTTTTGCAATCTATAATCAAAACAACAAGTCGCGAATTGGCGCAGCATTGGTTCTATTCTTTGCGGGGGTCATACTCATTGCCACTTACACTCGTACATCATGGATTGCTATGCTGGCAGCAGTGTCAGTGGCCTTGATCTACAGCAAGAACAAAAAAGCATTTGCTATATCGGCATTCGTCATCGGAGTTTTTTCACTGGCAATTCTGCTTAACTGGTTCGACCTAAAAGATCGCATTCTTTATTCATTTAATATTCAGACAAACAATTCCCAAGGAGAACGCTTTGCAGTATGGAACGCTGCTTGGCATCTCTTCCTTGATCACCCAACATTCGGAGTAGGTTTTGAATATGCTGCAAAATTATTTCGAGAGTACTATGTTAAATTGGGACAATCTACTTCGTACGTACCGGGACACACCCACAATCAGTTTTTTGATGTTCTAACGGGGGCGGGCATTGTGGGTCTTGCTGGCTTTCTAGGAGCATTTATTTCGGGTCTGGTTTTCTTTCACAAAAAATTCAAAAGCGCCACAGAAGTCATAGAGAAGCAACTGTCTTTGGGCGCCATCCTTTGCATAGTAGCCTTCTTCGGTTGCTCTTTCACAGAAACGCCAATTATCCAACAAGGACCTAGGAACTATATTCTAATCATCCTAGGATTCTCATACGGATACCTTTCAGGAAAAGATAAAAAGCAATTATCTTCAGAATAA
- a CDS encoding helix-turn-helix domain-containing protein, whose translation MKSNKSVQSFKDFLNELDPTPLSPGRTCRAFRTNFDLTLQDVSDVTGIQITNLSALENEKIEMSSYYAEKLAAFFGIHPSLLLYPQGFNKSSEELRAIAKRGQALLKKKIG comes from the coding sequence GTGAAATCAAATAAATCAGTGCAATCTTTCAAAGACTTTTTAAATGAGTTGGATCCCACTCCGCTGAGCCCAGGTCGAACTTGTCGGGCATTTAGAACAAATTTTGATTTAACTCTTCAAGATGTATCTGATGTAACAGGAATTCAAATTACGAACTTAAGTGCACTTGAAAACGAAAAAATTGAAATGTCTTCTTACTATGCTGAAAAGTTGGCTGCTTTCTTCGGTATCCATCCAAGCCTTCTGCTGTATCCGCAAGGATTTAATAAGTCGAGCGAGGAGTTAAGGGCGATAGCGAAGCGAGGGCAGGCTCTTTTAAAAAAGAAAATTGGATGA